Proteins encoded within one genomic window of Cucumis sativus cultivar 9930 chromosome 3, Cucumber_9930_V3, whole genome shotgun sequence:
- the LOC101217918 gene encoding probable adenylate kinase 7, mitochondrial isoform X2 yields MSLLARLSAVARPLCNPLHSQIATRAYGSAAALEVDYDYYEDDDDFDRLIGDRTHGRAMADSRGWVPKRGVQWVVLGDPRAKKHVYAERLSKLLHVPHISMGGLVRQELHPRSSIYQQIASSINEGKPVLEEIIFRLLSKRLEEGYCNGESGFILEGIPRTRNQAEILDQIADIDLVINFKTTEEPLIRKNLGSGNFSGFHEYSTICGSGSSQHLQPKGKESECLSATTEYSWKEMTSIEQRKPLVEYYRGQRKLVDFQVREAPGETWEGLLKALHLQHINALSSSSSTQKLTT; encoded by the exons ATGTCCCTCCTTGCCCGTCTCAGCGCAGTGGCGCGCCCACTCTGCAACCCTCTCCACTCTCAGATCGCTACAAGAGCCTACGGATCTGCGGCAGCGTTGGAGGTGGATTACGATTACTATGAGGACGACGATGATTTCGACAGACTGATTGGGGATCGGACCCATGGCAGGGCGATGGCTGACTCGAGAGGGTGGGTGCCGAAAAGAGGAGTGCAATGGGTGGTTTTGGGTGACCCTAGGGCGAAGAAGCATGTTTATGCAGAAAGGCTCTCTAAGCTTCTTCATGTTCCTCATATTTCCATGGGGGGCCTTGTTCGTCAGGAGCTTCATCCTCGGTCTTCCATCTACCAGCAg ATTGCTAGTTCAATCAATGAAGGAAAGCCTGTTTTGGAAGAAATCATTTTCAGACTGTTGTCAAAGAGACTAGAAGAAGGGTATTGCAATGGTGAATCAGGCTTCATTCTTGAAGGAATTCCAAGAACAAGGAATCAAGCA GAAATTCTTGACCAAATTGCAGATATCGATTTggtcattaattttaaaaccacTGAAGAGCCTTTGATTAGAAAGAATCTAGGTTCTGGAAACTTCTCTGGCTTTCATGAATATAGTACCATATGCGGCTCTGGGAGCAGTCAACATCTTCAGCCAAAGGGCAAAGAGTCGGAATGCCTTTCTGCTACTACAGAATATTCTTGGAAAGAAATGACTTCCATAGAGCAG AGGAAGCCATTAGTGGAGTACTACAGAGGACAAAGGAAACTTGTTGACTTCCAAGTAAGAGAAGCACCTGGAGAAACATGGGAAGGGTTATTAAAAGCATTACATCTTCAGCATATTAATGCTCTtagttcttcttcttctacacaAAAGCTAACCACATGA
- the LOC101217918 gene encoding probable adenylate kinase 7, mitochondrial isoform X1: MSLLARLSAVARPLCNPLHSQIATRAYGSAAALEVDYDYYEDDDDFDRLIGDRTHGRAMADSRGWVPKRGVQWVVLGDPRAKKHVYAERLSKLLHVPHISMGGLVRQELHPRSSIYQQIASSINEGKPVLEEIIFRLLSKRLEEGYCNGESGFILEGIPRTRNQAEILDQIADIDLVINFKTTEEPLIRKNLGSGNFSGFHEYSTICGSGSSQHLQPKGKESECLSATTEYSWKEMTSIEQVQRKPLVEYYRGQRKLVDFQVREAPGETWEGLLKALHLQHINALSSSSSTQKLTT, encoded by the exons ATGTCCCTCCTTGCCCGTCTCAGCGCAGTGGCGCGCCCACTCTGCAACCCTCTCCACTCTCAGATCGCTACAAGAGCCTACGGATCTGCGGCAGCGTTGGAGGTGGATTACGATTACTATGAGGACGACGATGATTTCGACAGACTGATTGGGGATCGGACCCATGGCAGGGCGATGGCTGACTCGAGAGGGTGGGTGCCGAAAAGAGGAGTGCAATGGGTGGTTTTGGGTGACCCTAGGGCGAAGAAGCATGTTTATGCAGAAAGGCTCTCTAAGCTTCTTCATGTTCCTCATATTTCCATGGGGGGCCTTGTTCGTCAGGAGCTTCATCCTCGGTCTTCCATCTACCAGCAg ATTGCTAGTTCAATCAATGAAGGAAAGCCTGTTTTGGAAGAAATCATTTTCAGACTGTTGTCAAAGAGACTAGAAGAAGGGTATTGCAATGGTGAATCAGGCTTCATTCTTGAAGGAATTCCAAGAACAAGGAATCAAGCA GAAATTCTTGACCAAATTGCAGATATCGATTTggtcattaattttaaaaccacTGAAGAGCCTTTGATTAGAAAGAATCTAGGTTCTGGAAACTTCTCTGGCTTTCATGAATATAGTACCATATGCGGCTCTGGGAGCAGTCAACATCTTCAGCCAAAGGGCAAAGAGTCGGAATGCCTTTCTGCTACTACAGAATATTCTTGGAAAGAAATGACTTCCATAGAGCAG GTTCAGAGGAAGCCATTAGTGGAGTACTACAGAGGACAAAGGAAACTTGTTGACTTCCAAGTAAGAGAAGCACCTGGAGAAACATGGGAAGGGTTATTAAAAGCATTACATCTTCAGCATATTAATGCTCTtagttcttcttcttctacacaAAAGCTAACCACATGA